Proteins from a single region of Flavobacterium sp. K5-23:
- a CDS encoding phosphoadenylyl-sulfate reductase, whose product MNTTIVETLIETTKDFSIEETMDFLANEYKDKVVFSTSFGQEDQVITALIAKSDVAINIFTLDTGRLFQETYDVFHKTLKKYKKHIEVYFPEASEVQNMLNEKGPNSFYDSVENRKECCFIRKVAPLTKALKGNSIWITGLRAEQSENRNDLGFFEYDANFKIIKFNPLLKWTLKEVEAYLEKNNVPQNTLHKKGFLSIGCEPCTRAIAPGEDIRAGRWSWESSQKECGLHQK is encoded by the coding sequence ATGAACACAACTATAGTAGAAACATTAATAGAAACAACCAAGGATTTCTCAATTGAGGAGACTATGGATTTTTTAGCAAATGAATATAAAGACAAAGTGGTTTTCTCCACTTCTTTTGGTCAAGAAGACCAGGTGATAACGGCATTAATTGCTAAAAGTGATGTTGCAATTAACATTTTTACCTTAGATACGGGCCGTTTGTTTCAAGAAACCTATGATGTTTTTCATAAAACCTTGAAGAAGTATAAAAAACATATTGAGGTATATTTCCCAGAGGCTTCTGAAGTACAAAATATGCTGAATGAAAAAGGACCAAACAGTTTTTACGATTCGGTTGAAAATAGAAAAGAGTGTTGTTTTATTCGAAAAGTAGCTCCATTGACTAAAGCGTTAAAAGGAAACTCGATTTGGATTACGGGTTTAAGAGCGGAACAATCGGAAAACAGGAATGATTTAGGATTTTTTGAATACGATGCTAATTTCAAAATTATAAAATTCAATCCCTTATTAAAGTGGACTTTAAAAGAGGTTGAAGCGTATTTAGAAAAAAACAATGTCCCTCAAAACACATTACATAAAAAAGGATTTTTAAGTATTGGTTGCGAGCCTTGTACCAGAGCGATTGCTCCTGGCGAAGACATAAGAGCAGGAAGATGGTCGTGGGAATCAAGTCAGAAAGAGTGTGGTTTACACCAGAAATAA
- the cysD gene encoding sulfate adenylyltransferase subunit CysD yields the protein MNTILKTNALESEAIYIFREVISQFDKPVLLFSGGKDSITLVRLAQKAFFPAKIPFPLLHVDTGHNFPETIEFRDRLVKELGLELIVRNVQDAIDEGKVMEETGKYSSRNSLQTTTLLDAIEEFKFDACIGGARRDEEKARAKERIFSVRDDFGQWDEKNQRPELFDILNGKIENGQNVRVFPISNWTELDVWSYIEQEQIEIPSIYFSHKRKVFLRDGLIWSHSPYVYQEEDEQIEERIVRFRTVGDMSCTAAVESYAATIKEVVGEIRISTISERGARIDDKRSEAAMEKRKQQGYF from the coding sequence ATGAACACAATATTAAAAACAAACGCATTAGAAAGCGAAGCGATATATATATTCAGAGAGGTAATCTCTCAATTTGATAAACCTGTTTTGCTTTTCTCTGGAGGGAAGGATTCCATTACGTTGGTACGATTGGCCCAAAAAGCTTTTTTTCCGGCTAAAATTCCCTTTCCATTATTGCACGTTGACACGGGACATAATTTTCCGGAAACCATCGAATTCAGAGATCGATTAGTGAAAGAATTAGGATTGGAATTAATCGTTCGTAATGTTCAAGACGCTATCGATGAAGGAAAAGTAATGGAGGAAACCGGGAAATATTCGAGTAGAAATAGCTTGCAGACCACAACACTTCTTGATGCAATTGAGGAATTCAAGTTTGATGCTTGTATAGGTGGAGCGAGAAGGGACGAAGAGAAAGCAAGAGCAAAAGAACGTATTTTTTCTGTCCGTGATGATTTTGGTCAATGGGATGAAAAAAACCAACGTCCGGAATTGTTTGATATTCTGAACGGAAAAATTGAAAATGGTCAAAATGTACGCGTGTTTCCAATTTCGAACTGGACAGAATTAGATGTTTGGAGTTATATAGAACAAGAGCAAATCGAAATCCCATCGATTTACTTTTCGCACAAACGCAAAGTTTTTTTGAGAGACGGTTTAATCTGGTCGCATTCTCCTTATGTGTACCAAGAAGAAGACGAACAAATCGAAGAAAGAATTGTTCGCTTCAGGACCGTCGGTGATATGAGTTGTACTGCAGCTGTAGAATCCTATGCTGCGACTATCAAAGAAGTAGTTGGAGAAATAAGAATATCAACAATTTCCGAAAGAGGAGCCAGAATTGACGACAAACGCTCTGAAGCAGCGATGGAGAAAAGAAAACAACAAGGGTATTTTTAA
- a CDS encoding DUF2490 domain-containing protein: MKFLIYFLSIFLLSVGVKAQTEKNIKNQSLLWTRYYNQLDLNNKWSVHTEIDNRVFINSVTQNTLVGRIQLRDKVTDKIELGVGFDYFSVATQDPEIINGFHIPEYRAQQDVTVKQSLGKINLSHRYMIEERFVHNSSKLMLEEGTTFYLRFRYRIQGDYTFWKNEKQYLKGIVHDELMINGGNKIIKNTFDQNRIYGALQFGVNKSIAMEFGYLNSFQQRASGVDYFARDIIRFSFIHKVKI; encoded by the coding sequence ATGAAATTCTTGATATATTTTTTAAGCATATTTCTTTTAAGTGTTGGAGTAAAAGCACAAACCGAGAAGAACATAAAAAACCAAAGTTTACTCTGGACACGATATTACAATCAGCTGGATCTAAATAACAAATGGTCTGTTCATACTGAGATTGACAATAGGGTTTTTATAAATTCTGTAACGCAAAACACACTTGTTGGCCGCATTCAACTTAGAGATAAAGTAACAGATAAGATAGAATTAGGTGTAGGTTTTGATTATTTCTCTGTGGCAACACAAGACCCTGAAATAATTAATGGATTTCATATTCCTGAATATCGAGCACAGCAAGATGTAACTGTAAAACAAAGTTTAGGTAAAATAAATTTAAGTCATCGGTATATGATTGAAGAACGGTTTGTTCATAATTCCAGTAAACTAATGTTAGAAGAGGGCACTACATTTTACTTGAGATTTAGATACCGAATTCAAGGAGATTATACTTTTTGGAAAAATGAAAAACAATATCTAAAAGGAATAGTGCACGACGAGTTAATGATTAATGGCGGAAACAAAATTATCAAAAACACCTTTGATCAAAATAGAATATATGGAGCCTTACAATTTGGAGTGAATAAATCAATTGCAATGGAGTTCGGCTATTTGAACAGTTTTCAACAAAGGGCAAGTGGAGTGGATTATTTTGCAAGAGACATAATAAGGTTCAGCTTCATTCATAAGGTTAAGATATAA
- a CDS encoding sulfate adenylyltransferase subunit 1, whose protein sequence is MEVLKIATAGSVDDGKSTLIGRLLYDTQSLTTDKLEAIEKSSKQKGYDYLDFSLATDGLVAEREQGITIDVAHIYFSTAKKSYIIADTPGHVEYTRNMVTGASTSQVSIILIDARKGVIEQTYRHFFINNLLRVKEVIVAVNKMDLVDYSEDVYNKIKADFEALNAKSTFKEQNVSYIPLSALTGDNVVESLGGMPWYEGQTVLEHLEALEPTDVYEKGKARFPVQTVIRPKTQEYHDFRGYAGKLYGNNIKVGDAVTVLPSLTESKVTNIHFFDKQFDEASAGSSITIELENDINVTRGDMIVKSAELPKVEKDINTTVCWMDSKKLVPGAKYFVQHNTNRVLAKIDSVKNVIATDFSGTTEASQLAINEIGEVNIKLSKALYFDAYNDNKSNGAFILIDAATNTTAGVGFIR, encoded by the coding sequence ATGGAAGTTTTAAAAATAGCAACAGCAGGAAGTGTAGATGACGGGAAGAGTACATTAATTGGGAGGTTATTATACGATACACAATCTTTGACTACAGATAAACTGGAAGCAATAGAAAAAAGTAGCAAGCAAAAAGGATACGATTATTTAGATTTTTCTTTGGCTACTGATGGTTTAGTTGCCGAGAGAGAGCAAGGAATCACAATTGATGTGGCACATATTTATTTTTCTACAGCTAAGAAAAGTTACATTATTGCTGATACTCCAGGTCACGTTGAGTACACTCGAAATATGGTTACAGGAGCTTCCACTTCACAAGTGTCCATTATTTTGATTGACGCTCGTAAAGGAGTTATTGAGCAAACCTACCGTCATTTTTTTATCAATAATTTATTGAGAGTAAAAGAGGTGATTGTTGCGGTAAATAAAATGGATTTGGTTGATTATTCGGAAGATGTGTATAATAAAATCAAAGCCGACTTTGAAGCACTAAATGCTAAAAGTACTTTCAAAGAGCAAAACGTAAGTTACATTCCGTTAAGTGCTTTAACAGGAGATAATGTGGTGGAGTCATTAGGAGGAATGCCTTGGTACGAAGGGCAAACAGTCCTTGAACATCTTGAAGCTTTAGAGCCTACAGATGTGTACGAAAAAGGGAAAGCTCGTTTTCCGGTACAAACCGTTATCCGACCTAAAACTCAAGAATACCACGATTTTAGAGGGTATGCTGGTAAATTGTATGGAAATAATATTAAAGTAGGGGATGCAGTAACCGTATTGCCTTCTTTAACAGAATCGAAAGTGACAAACATTCACTTTTTTGATAAGCAATTTGACGAAGCTTCAGCAGGTTCTTCAATTACAATCGAATTAGAAAATGATATCAATGTGACTAGAGGCGATATGATTGTAAAATCAGCTGAATTGCCTAAAGTGGAGAAAGACATCAATACCACAGTTTGTTGGATGGACAGTAAAAAGTTAGTTCCGGGAGCAAAATATTTTGTACAACACAACACCAATAGAGTTTTGGCTAAAATTGACAGTGTGAAAAACGTAATTGCCACTGATTTTTCAGGAACAACGGAAGCGTCTCAATTAGCGATTAACGAAATAGGAGAAGTAAATATCAAGTTAAGCAAAGCCTTATATTTTGATGCTTACAACGACAACAAATCAAACGGTGCATTTATCCTAATTGATGCAGCAACAAATACAACTGCGGGAGTTGGGTTTATCCGATAG
- a CDS encoding nitrite reductase, protein MESFRTEIENQIVQKEIIELERKIALFKDGKIDDERFRSLRLARGVYGQRQEGVQMIRIKLPFGKVSSEQLIRITKVSDEYSTGRLHITTRQDIQIHYVSLDRTPELWAQLAIDDITLREACGNTVRNITASELAGVDVDEPFDVSPYAHAMFQFFLRNPICQEMGRKFKISFSSSDKDTALSYLHDLGFIPKIVNGERGFKVMLGGGLGSQPHHAELLSEFIPVNQIIPTTEGVLRIFDRFGERAKRLKARMKFLIKDIGRDEFLRLVDEEKKALSYQTVEIDTTDFDVAIPETLLEVPKVIIEDTAAFEAWKQSNVIAQKQSGYVAIGIKVLLGDFYTDKARALADLIKNYGANELRFSLKQNIVLRNIKEKNLPFFYQELAKLDFVTLGYDTINDITACPGTDTCNLGIASSTGIAEELERVLKLEFPQYKENREITIKISGCMNACGQHNMSTIGFQGMSINAGKLVAPALQVLLGGGILGDGKGRFSDKVIKIPSRRGPDALRYILNDFEANADGLSFLDYYDTKGEKYFYEFLKPLADTTNLTDEDFIDWGNADNYVKAVGVGECAGVVIDLVATLLLEAKDKLTFAQEAFEDKKWSDSIYLAYAGFVNGAKALLLAENQKTNHQAGIIDLFDSVFVETNKITLESSLKDLVYQIKENEPSEEFAKKYIEKAIAFFENIESYRTKDLADEIANIPKSK, encoded by the coding sequence ATGGAAAGTTTTAGAACCGAAATAGAAAATCAGATTGTTCAAAAAGAGATAATCGAGTTAGAAAGAAAAATTGCATTATTCAAAGATGGTAAAATTGACGACGAACGTTTTCGTAGTCTTCGTTTAGCGCGTGGTGTTTACGGTCAGCGTCAAGAAGGCGTGCAGATGATTCGTATCAAATTGCCATTTGGTAAAGTAAGTAGTGAGCAATTGATACGTATCACAAAAGTTTCTGATGAATACTCAACGGGACGTTTGCATATTACTACCCGTCAGGACATTCAAATTCACTACGTAAGTTTAGATAGAACTCCGGAATTGTGGGCACAATTGGCTATTGACGATATTACGCTTCGTGAAGCTTGTGGAAATACCGTTAGGAATATTACTGCAAGTGAATTAGCTGGTGTTGATGTCGACGAACCTTTTGATGTGTCACCTTATGCACACGCGATGTTTCAGTTTTTCTTGAGAAATCCTATTTGTCAGGAAATGGGGCGTAAGTTCAAAATATCATTTTCTTCTTCTGATAAGGATACTGCCTTGAGTTATTTGCACGATTTAGGTTTTATTCCAAAAATTGTAAATGGCGAGCGTGGATTCAAAGTAATGTTAGGCGGAGGATTAGGTTCTCAACCGCATCACGCCGAGTTATTATCAGAATTCATTCCGGTAAACCAAATTATCCCAACTACCGAAGGTGTTTTGAGAATATTTGATCGTTTTGGGGAAAGAGCCAAACGATTAAAAGCACGTATGAAATTCTTAATTAAAGATATTGGAAGAGATGAATTTTTACGATTGGTTGATGAAGAGAAAAAAGCCTTGTCCTACCAAACGGTAGAAATTGACACCACTGATTTTGATGTTGCTATTCCTGAAACTTTATTAGAAGTGCCAAAGGTAATTATCGAAGATACAGCTGCTTTTGAAGCTTGGAAGCAATCAAATGTAATTGCTCAAAAACAATCGGGTTATGTAGCGATTGGTATCAAAGTGCTTTTAGGAGATTTTTATACAGATAAAGCGAGAGCTTTAGCAGACTTAATTAAAAATTATGGAGCTAATGAATTGCGTTTTTCACTAAAGCAAAACATAGTTCTTAGAAATATAAAAGAAAAAAACTTGCCTTTCTTCTACCAAGAATTAGCCAAATTAGATTTTGTTACTCTTGGGTATGATACTATTAACGATATTACCGCTTGTCCCGGAACGGATACCTGTAATCTTGGAATTGCAAGCAGTACTGGTATTGCTGAGGAATTAGAAAGAGTACTAAAACTAGAATTTCCACAATATAAAGAGAACCGAGAAATCACTATAAAAATTAGTGGTTGTATGAATGCTTGTGGACAACATAATATGTCTACAATTGGTTTTCAGGGAATGTCGATTAATGCAGGAAAACTGGTTGCGCCAGCATTACAAGTATTGCTTGGTGGTGGAATTTTAGGAGATGGAAAAGGACGATTTTCTGATAAAGTAATCAAGATTCCGAGTCGTAGAGGACCTGATGCCTTGCGTTATATCTTAAATGATTTTGAAGCTAATGCTGATGGATTGTCCTTTTTAGATTATTACGATACCAAAGGAGAGAAATATTTTTACGAATTCCTTAAACCATTGGCGGACACTACTAACCTAACAGATGAAGATTTTATCGACTGGGGAAATGCCGATAATTATGTGAAAGCAGTTGGTGTAGGGGAATGTGCGGGTGTAGTGATTGATTTGGTAGCTACTTTACTATTGGAAGCCAAGGACAAATTGACTTTCGCTCAAGAAGCATTCGAAGATAAAAAATGGTCTGATTCAATATACCTTGCCTATGCTGGTTTTGTAAATGGTGCCAAAGCTTTATTGCTTGCGGAGAACCAAAAAACAAACCATCAAGCAGGAATCATTGATTTGTTTGATTCTGTTTTTGTGGAAACCAATAAAATAACATTAGAATCTTCATTAAAGGATTTAGTGTATCAAATAAAAGAGAACGAACCATCTGAGGAATTCGCAAAAAAATATATTGAGAAGGCGATCGCTTTTTTCGAAAATATCGAATCGTATAGAACAAAAGATTTAGCTGATGAAATCGCCAATATTCCAAAAAGCAAATAG
- the cobA gene encoding uroporphyrinogen-III C-methyltransferase, whose product MKNKINPLVTLVGAGPGDPDLLTIKGAKALAEANVVLYDALANEEILAYAPKKAIKIFVGKRKGNHAYSQDQINQLIVDNALTYGHVVRLKGGDPFIFGRGSEEIEYVESFGIPTFVVPGISSSIAVPAYQGISLTKRGVSESFWVITGTTSARKLSADVALAAQSSATVVVLMGMSKLDQIVSIFQKESKGETPVAIIQNGTTPEEKVGFGTVNNIQKVVLENNLSSPAIIVIGEVVGDGKKREGFYKELISNHNKGLIYGKE is encoded by the coding sequence ATGAAAAATAAAATAAATCCATTAGTAACTTTAGTAGGCGCTGGTCCAGGAGATCCGGATTTGCTTACCATCAAAGGCGCTAAAGCATTGGCGGAAGCTAACGTGGTGCTGTATGATGCTTTGGCAAACGAAGAAATATTGGCGTATGCCCCTAAAAAAGCAATAAAAATATTTGTTGGAAAAAGAAAAGGGAATCACGCCTATTCTCAGGACCAAATCAACCAATTGATTGTCGATAATGCACTTACTTACGGACACGTAGTTCGACTAAAAGGGGGAGACCCATTTATTTTTGGAAGAGGAAGTGAAGAAATAGAGTATGTAGAAAGCTTTGGAATTCCTACATTTGTAGTTCCTGGAATTTCATCATCGATTGCGGTTCCGGCATATCAAGGGATATCGCTTACAAAAAGAGGGGTTTCGGAGAGTTTTTGGGTTATAACTGGAACGACTTCAGCACGGAAATTGTCGGCAGATGTAGCTTTAGCGGCTCAATCTTCAGCAACGGTTGTCGTTTTGATGGGAATGAGTAAGCTGGATCAAATTGTTTCTATATTCCAAAAAGAATCCAAAGGAGAAACACCAGTAGCGATCATTCAAAACGGGACAACGCCGGAGGAGAAAGTTGGTTTTGGAACAGTAAACAATATCCAAAAAGTGGTATTGGAGAATAATTTAAGTTCGCCAGCGATAATTGTTATTGGAGAAGTGGTAGGAGACGGTAAGAAAAGGGAAGGATTTTACAAAGAATTAATTTCCAACCATAATAAGGGACTGATCTATGGAAAGGAATGA
- a CDS encoding bifunctional precorrin-2 dehydrogenase/sirohydrochlorin ferrochelatase has translation MERNELYPVFLKLHQLNVLIVGGGNVGLEKLSFLLKSSPNANVEVVATRFLPELVELVSKHDSVTLKEKKFKKKMLEKRHMVIACTDDLEVNRRIYELSRKRFLICNIADTPDLCDFYLGGIVTKGNVKIAISTNGKSPTTAKRLREFFEEVIPEDINKMVENLNEYRKSLKGDFENKVQRMNAITESLKK, from the coding sequence ATGGAAAGGAATGAGTTATACCCCGTATTTCTTAAACTACATCAACTCAACGTACTCATTGTAGGCGGAGGAAATGTAGGGCTGGAAAAATTATCGTTCTTGTTGAAATCGAGTCCAAATGCAAACGTTGAGGTAGTGGCGACACGTTTTTTACCTGAATTAGTTGAATTAGTAAGTAAGCACGATTCGGTTACATTGAAAGAGAAGAAATTCAAGAAAAAAATGCTCGAAAAACGGCATATGGTTATTGCCTGTACCGATGATCTTGAAGTGAATAGAAGGATTTATGAGTTGTCTCGAAAAAGATTCTTAATTTGCAATATTGCTGATACACCGGATTTATGTGATTTTTATTTGGGTGGAATTGTAACTAAAGGGAATGTGAAAATTGCGATTTCGACCAATGGTAAATCACCAACGACGGCCAAGCGACTAAGAGAATTTTTTGAAGAAGTGATTCCGGAGGACATCAATAAAATGGTTGAAAACCTAAACGAGTATCGCAAATCCTTAAAAGGAGATTTCGAAAATAAAGTTCAACGGATGAATGCCATTACGGAGTCGTTGAAGAAGTAA
- a CDS encoding NAD(P)/FAD-dependent oxidoreductase has product MIETDILIIGAGPTGLFAVFEAGLLKLKCHILDALPQAGGQLSELYPKKPIYDIPGFPEVLAGDLVDNLMEQIKQFEPGFTLGERAETIKKQEDGSFIVTSNEGTEFHAKVIAIAGGLGSFEPRKPLIDGIDFYENKGVKYFIKNPEDFRNKRVVIAGGGDSALDWSIFLSNVASEVTLIHRRNEFRGALDSVEKVQELKDSKKIRLITPAEVVGLNGAEHIESIDIEENGAHRNIPTDFFIPLFGLTPKLGPIGHWGLEIEKNAIKVNNALDYQTNIPGIFAIGDVNTYPGKLKLILCGFHEATLMCQAAYQIINPGKRYVLKYTTVSGVDGFDGTRKEAPKAVVKAIV; this is encoded by the coding sequence ATGATTGAAACAGATATCCTAATAATAGGAGCCGGTCCAACTGGTTTATTTGCAGTTTTTGAAGCAGGATTATTAAAATTAAAATGTCATATATTAGACGCTTTACCACAAGCGGGTGGGCAGTTATCAGAGTTATATCCTAAAAAACCTATCTACGACATTCCAGGTTTTCCAGAAGTACTGGCAGGAGATTTAGTAGATAATTTAATGGAACAAATCAAGCAATTCGAACCTGGTTTTACTTTGGGAGAACGTGCTGAAACAATTAAAAAACAAGAAGACGGTAGTTTTATTGTGACTTCAAACGAAGGAACTGAATTTCACGCTAAAGTGATTGCTATAGCTGGTGGTTTAGGGAGTTTTGAGCCAAGAAAACCGCTTATCGACGGAATAGATTTCTATGAAAATAAAGGGGTTAAATACTTTATAAAAAACCCGGAAGATTTTAGAAATAAAAGAGTTGTCATTGCAGGAGGAGGAGATTCAGCCCTTGACTGGAGTATTTTCCTTTCTAATGTTGCTTCTGAGGTAACTTTAATTCACCGTAGAAATGAATTCCGTGGTGCATTAGATTCTGTAGAAAAAGTTCAGGAACTAAAAGATTCTAAAAAAATCAGATTAATTACACCTGCTGAGGTAGTTGGATTAAACGGTGCTGAGCACATTGAATCAATCGACATTGAAGAGAATGGAGCTCACCGTAACATCCCAACAGATTTCTTTATTCCGCTTTTTGGGTTAACACCTAAATTAGGACCTATAGGACACTGGGGATTAGAAATCGAGAAAAACGCGATTAAAGTAAACAATGCCTTAGATTATCAAACAAACATTCCAGGAATCTTTGCTATTGGTGATGTAAATACCTATCCAGGTAAACTGAAATTAATCCTATGTGGATTCCACGAAGCAACATTAATGTGTCAAGCGGCTTACCAAATTATCAATCCAGGGAAACGATATGTACTGAAATACACAACAGTTTCAGGTGTTGATGGATTTGACGGAACTCGTAAAGAGGCACCAAAAGCAGTCGTTAAAGCTATAGTTTAA
- a CDS encoding homocysteine S-methyltransferase family protein, translating to MASIQEAIKKNILILDGAMGTMLQRYNFSEEDFRGERFKDFPHSLKGNNDLLSITQPQAIRDVHAAYFEAGADIVETNTFSGTTIGMADYYLEEYVYELNYESAKIAREVADEFTAKNPDKPRFVAGSIGPTNRTASMSPDVNDPGYRAVTFDDLRIAYKQQVEALIDGGSDLLLVETIFDTLNAKAALFAIEEVKDERNIDIPIMVSGTITDASGRTLSGQTVEAFLVSVSHIPLLSVGFNCALGADLLKPYLQTLSQNTSFNVSAHPNAGLPNAFGEYDETPEQMQAFIKEYLDDNLVNIIGGCCGTTPEHIKLIADIAKDYKPRVSTATM from the coding sequence ATGGCATCAATTCAAGAAGCAATTAAAAAAAATATACTCATACTCGATGGAGCAATGGGAACGATGTTGCAACGCTACAATTTCTCCGAAGAGGATTTTCGCGGAGAACGTTTTAAAGATTTTCCACATTCTCTTAAGGGGAACAACGATTTATTATCCATCACCCAACCACAAGCGATTCGCGATGTGCACGCCGCTTATTTTGAAGCAGGCGCCGATATTGTTGAAACCAATACCTTCTCAGGAACTACCATCGGAATGGCCGATTATTATCTGGAAGAATACGTATATGAATTGAACTACGAATCGGCAAAAATTGCCCGTGAAGTAGCTGATGAATTCACAGCCAAAAATCCAGATAAACCTCGTTTTGTGGCCGGTTCAATAGGACCAACAAACCGTACAGCAAGTATGTCACCAGATGTAAACGATCCGGGATATAGAGCCGTAACTTTTGATGATTTACGCATTGCGTACAAACAGCAAGTTGAAGCTTTAATTGACGGAGGAAGTGATTTATTATTAGTTGAAACTATTTTCGACACCTTAAATGCCAAAGCAGCACTTTTTGCTATCGAAGAAGTAAAAGACGAACGCAATATTGATATTCCAATAATGGTTTCAGGAACCATTACTGATGCTTCAGGAAGAACACTTTCTGGACAAACGGTGGAAGCTTTCTTGGTTTCGGTTTCGCACATACCTTTGTTGAGTGTAGGTTTCAATTGCGCCCTTGGAGCCGATTTATTGAAACCGTATTTACAAACATTGTCGCAAAATACTTCATTCAATGTTTCAGCGCATCCCAATGCAGGATTGCCAAACGCTTTTGGAGAATACGATGAAACACCAGAGCAAATGCAAGCCTTCATTAAAGAATATCTGGACGATAATTTAGTAAATATCATAGGTGGATGTTGTGGAACAACCCCAGAACACATCAAGTTGATTGCTGATATCGCTAAGGATTATAAGCCGAGAGTATCAACAGCAACAATGTAA